A genomic region of Candidatus Binataceae bacterium contains the following coding sequences:
- the lpxC gene encoding UDP-3-O-acyl-N-acetylglucosamine deacetylase has product MNETVLVVDDEERIRSSLRGILGDEGFRVLDTGDPAGVMDLITRENPALVLLDIWMPNIDGIELLRRIKAERPEVRVIMISGHGNIQNAVAATRLGAADFIEKPFSVSGLLTSIERVLERESGGVRMPGGAPAGPAAPRPAPFVSRSGQRQRTLARSVVAAGQGLHSGLKTGVILHPAPPGTGIVFSSVADETAIAARLENVTDTGYNTTLTAGGRSVRTVEHLMSALHGMGISNLLIKTDDEVPALDGSAIEFCRQISEVGVQEQEAALEPVRIARAIAVGNNGESIRIEPADHLIIDYTLEYPRPIGRQSVHFELTSPEAYMREIAPARTFGFVHEFHKLAEMGLASGGRLDNLILIDDEKVVNTTLRFVDEFARHKVLDLIGDLYLLGRPILGHVIAHKTGHSDNLALLRAVKAAL; this is encoded by the coding sequence GTGAACGAGACCGTATTGGTGGTTGATGATGAGGAGCGGATCAGGTCATCGCTCCGTGGAATCCTGGGCGACGAGGGCTTTCGGGTGCTCGACACCGGCGACCCGGCCGGCGTGATGGATCTCATCACGCGCGAGAACCCGGCACTGGTCCTGCTCGACATCTGGATGCCCAATATCGACGGCATCGAGCTGCTCCGCCGCATCAAGGCCGAACGGCCCGAAGTCCGCGTGATCATGATCTCCGGCCACGGCAACATCCAGAACGCGGTGGCCGCGACCCGGCTCGGCGCGGCCGATTTCATCGAGAAGCCGTTTTCCGTCAGCGGGCTGCTCACTTCGATCGAACGCGTGCTCGAACGCGAGTCCGGCGGTGTGCGCATGCCCGGCGGAGCGCCGGCCGGCCCGGCCGCGCCGCGGCCCGCGCCGTTCGTGAGCCGCTCCGGGCAGAGACAACGCACGCTCGCGCGCTCGGTGGTCGCGGCAGGGCAGGGCCTTCATTCGGGACTCAAGACCGGCGTAATCCTGCATCCCGCGCCGCCGGGGACCGGCATAGTCTTTTCCTCGGTCGCCGACGAGACCGCGATCGCCGCGCGCCTCGAGAACGTCACCGACACCGGCTACAACACCACGCTCACCGCAGGCGGCCGCTCCGTGCGCACGGTCGAACACTTGATGTCGGCGCTGCACGGCATGGGCATCAGCAACCTGTTGATCAAGACCGACGACGAAGTGCCCGCGCTCGACGGCTCGGCGATCGAATTCTGCCGGCAGATTTCCGAAGTGGGCGTGCAAGAGCAGGAAGCCGCGCTCGAGCCGGTGAGAATCGCGCGCGCGATCGCGGTCGGCAACAACGGCGAGTCGATTCGTATCGAGCCCGCGGACCATCTCATCATCGACTACACCCTGGAGTACCCGCGGCCGATCGGCCGTCAGAGCGTGCACTTCGAGCTGACTTCGCCCGAGGCCTACATGCGCGAGATCGCACCGGCGCGCACCTTCGGCTTCGTGCACGAGTTCCACAAGCTCGCCGAGATGGGTCTCGCAAGCGGGGGCCGACTCGACAATCTCATCCTGATTGACGACGAGAAGGTGGTTAATACGACGCTGCGCTTCGTCGACGAATTCGCGCGCCATAAGGTGCTCGATCTGATCGGCGACCTCTATCTGCTTGGGCGGCCGATCCTGGGCCACGTCATCGCGCACAAGACCGGCCATTCCGATAATTTAGCGCTGCTCCGCGCGGTGAAGGCTGCGCTCTAG
- a CDS encoding NRDE family protein has protein sequence MCTLAIYFQVFPDYPVVIAANRDEYLARPALPPTTLLAHPHVVGGKDLQANGTWLGINEYGLVAGLLNRRRADYGDPNPALRSRGLLCLDALRHRTADEAAAFVHGQRGSNYNAFNLLMASRDSAYVAYNRGGGLELVKLAPGMHLLTNVDLDDFECPRISRAHDRFASLLAPADFARDPVAHRAQLANLLADHSTQLDAREGRPNALCQHMGDYGTRSASLIFERADSTVSHFFAAGPPCTASFAPAPVPMAA, from the coding sequence ATGTGCACGCTTGCGATCTATTTCCAGGTATTTCCCGATTACCCCGTCGTGATCGCGGCCAATCGCGACGAGTACTTGGCCCGCCCTGCCCTGCCTCCGACCACCCTGCTCGCGCATCCGCATGTCGTCGGCGGCAAGGACCTCCAGGCGAACGGCACGTGGCTCGGAATTAACGAATACGGGCTGGTGGCCGGGCTGCTGAACCGCCGGCGTGCCGACTACGGCGACCCCAATCCGGCGCTGCGCTCGCGCGGACTGCTATGCCTCGACGCGCTACGCCATCGGACAGCCGACGAGGCCGCGGCGTTCGTGCACGGTCAGCGCGGCTCGAATTACAACGCATTCAACCTGCTGATGGCTTCACGAGACTCCGCCTACGTCGCCTACAACCGCGGCGGCGGGCTCGAACTGGTCAAGCTCGCTCCCGGGATGCATCTGCTGACCAACGTCGATCTGGACGATTTCGAATGCCCCCGTATCAGCCGCGCGCACGATCGTTTCGCTTCGCTGCTTGCGCCGGCCGACTTCGCGCGCGATCCGGTCGCCCATCGCGCGCAACTGGCGAATCTGCTGGCCGACCACTCGACGCAACTCGACGCTCGCGAGGGACGGCCCAACGCGCTCTGCCAGCACATGGGCGACTACGGCACGCGCTCCGCGAGCCTGATTTTCGAGCGCGCCGACAGTACCGTCAGCCACTTTTTCGCGGCAGGGCCGCCCTGTACGGCGAGCTTCGCACCTGCGCCGGTGCCGATGGCCGCCTGA
- a CDS encoding SDR family oxidoreductase, with translation MELKGKAALVTGAARRVGRTIAEHLAGRGAAVAVHYNRSRSEAEAVVAGIERAGGRAHPFGANLESVAEIERMVGEVLKTFGRIDVLVNCASVFYRKPIEEVTEHDWDVNLDTNLKAPFFLSKFAGAAMRRQGAGKIVNIGDWAGIRPYNNYLPYTVSKSGLIGLTRALAKALAPEVQVNCVALGPVMPPEEYSEEENARLVAGTLVKRLGSPEDVARAVLFLCEGTDFATGSTLMLDGGRLLN, from the coding sequence ATGGAACTCAAAGGCAAGGCCGCCCTGGTGACCGGCGCCGCGCGCCGCGTCGGCCGCACGATCGCTGAGCATCTAGCCGGACGCGGAGCCGCCGTTGCGGTCCATTACAATCGCTCGCGCAGCGAAGCGGAAGCGGTCGTCGCCGGAATCGAACGCGCCGGCGGCCGCGCGCATCCCTTCGGCGCGAATCTGGAAAGCGTCGCCGAGATCGAGCGGATGGTCGGCGAAGTGCTCAAAACGTTCGGCCGTATCGACGTCCTGGTCAATTGCGCGTCGGTCTTCTATCGCAAGCCGATCGAGGAAGTCACCGAGCACGATTGGGATGTCAATCTCGACACCAACCTCAAGGCGCCGTTTTTTCTCTCCAAGTTCGCGGGCGCGGCGATGCGCCGGCAGGGCGCCGGGAAAATCGTCAATATCGGCGATTGGGCCGGGATTCGCCCGTACAACAACTATTTGCCGTACACCGTTTCCAAGAGCGGGCTTATCGGGTTGACCCGAGCGCTGGCCAAGGCGCTCGCTCCCGAGGTCCAGGTCAATTGCGTCGCGTTGGGCCCGGTGATGCCGCCCGAGGAATACAGCGAAGAGGAAAACGCAAGGCTGGTCGCCGGCACGCTGGTCAAGCGGCTCGGTTCTCCCGAAGACGTCGCGCGCGCGGTGCTCTTTTTGTGCGAAGGCACCGACTTCGCGACCGGCTCGACGCTGATGCTCGACGGCGGCCGCCTCCTGAACTAG
- a CDS encoding ATP-binding protein → MADLKRRRRELIAVGVAATVLVAFVLAQTELPPLTRHTSLLSNLVVILLFDISFLLLGLLLLLVGRNLAKVIFEHRRGLIGSKFQVRLVLGFIAVALVPSLFLLIVAGAFLRADVASWFNPEYERVLDDSLDIAKVYYLSAANNAAHFAREIAREAAAKGLLRPERRAELKSFIEERQEDYNLGTIEVFDRGRRLLLIALSPKTPTGIGVSPDSPLLAQTLGGHAMTRTDRFGKSDVIRGSAPIYASPESDTVMGAVVVDYYLPRSLAQRAAGISQTFEDYFQLRTLRQPIMRSYFLALMLIGLVVVLLASWFGMYLARGVTVPIKLLAEGTQAIAHGDLEHEIPSVGDDEIGQLVNSFNRMTADLRSSQTELERRRAYTETLLRNVSAGVVGLDSQGVITAINSYAERMLGLKAGEVLGRRWRSVFQPALADALEEIFAEHRRPHEVRSSIKLQPAGGSEIELMVAASTLGDGADGELGTVLFLEDVSQLAKVERMEAWREVARRIAHEIKNPLTPIQLSAERLRRQLAERASDGDARLIDECTRIIIGEVEDLKRLVGEFSAFARMPHLNPVPGDLNPLVEETVATFREANPGVDFAAVLASLLPQIAIDRDALKRAIVNLLENAVNAAVGANPNGGGPNIEVRTALDAESGVVTLEVSDNGPGIPQALRSRIFEPYFSTRKGGTGLGLAIVSAIVADHHGFVRVRDNQPRGSRFVLEFPIKEQQFAKVLG, encoded by the coding sequence GTGGCCGACTTGAAGCGGCGCCGCCGCGAGCTTATTGCGGTGGGCGTGGCGGCGACCGTGCTGGTCGCCTTCGTGCTTGCGCAGACCGAGCTGCCGCCGCTTACGCGCCATACTTCGCTGCTCTCCAACCTGGTCGTAATCCTGCTGTTCGACATCAGCTTTCTCCTGCTCGGTCTGCTCCTGCTGCTGGTCGGACGCAACCTCGCCAAGGTCATCTTCGAGCATCGCCGCGGCCTCATCGGCTCCAAGTTCCAGGTGCGCCTGGTGCTCGGCTTCATCGCGGTGGCGCTGGTGCCGAGCCTGTTCCTGCTCATCGTGGCGGGCGCATTTTTGCGCGCCGACGTTGCCAGCTGGTTCAATCCCGAATACGAACGCGTGCTCGACGACTCGCTCGATATCGCCAAGGTTTACTATCTGAGCGCGGCCAACAACGCCGCTCACTTCGCGCGCGAAATCGCGCGCGAGGCCGCAGCCAAGGGCTTGCTGCGCCCGGAGCGCCGCGCCGAACTCAAGAGCTTTATCGAGGAGCGCCAGGAAGACTACAACCTCGGCACGATCGAGGTGTTCGATCGCGGCCGCCGCCTGCTGCTGATTGCGCTTAGCCCAAAAACCCCGACCGGAATCGGCGTCTCGCCCGACTCGCCGCTGCTCGCGCAGACGCTCGGCGGTCATGCGATGACGCGCACCGACCGTTTCGGCAAGTCCGATGTGATCCGCGGCAGCGCTCCGATCTACGCCTCGCCGGAGTCGGACACGGTGATGGGCGCGGTGGTGGTCGATTACTACTTGCCGCGCAGTCTCGCGCAGCGCGCCGCCGGCATCTCGCAGACCTTCGAGGACTATTTTCAATTGCGCACGTTGCGCCAGCCGATCATGCGCAGCTATTTCCTGGCCCTGATGCTGATCGGGCTGGTCGTCGTGCTGCTGGCGAGCTGGTTCGGGATGTATCTCGCGCGCGGAGTCACGGTTCCAATCAAGCTTTTGGCCGAGGGCACGCAGGCTATCGCGCACGGCGATCTCGAGCATGAAATTCCGTCGGTCGGCGACGACGAAATCGGGCAACTGGTGAATTCGTTCAACCGGATGACGGCCGACCTGCGCTCATCGCAGACCGAACTCGAGCGCCGCCGGGCTTACACGGAAACACTGCTCCGCAACGTGAGCGCGGGCGTGGTCGGGCTCGATTCGCAGGGCGTAATCACTGCGATCAATTCTTACGCAGAACGGATGCTTGGACTTAAGGCAGGGGAGGTGCTCGGGCGCCGATGGCGCTCCGTGTTCCAACCCGCGCTGGCCGACGCGCTCGAGGAAATCTTCGCCGAGCATCGCCGTCCGCACGAGGTGCGCTCCTCGATCAAGCTGCAGCCGGCGGGCGGGAGCGAGATCGAGCTGATGGTCGCCGCGAGCACGCTGGGCGACGGCGCCGACGGCGAGCTCGGGACGGTGCTGTTTTTGGAGGACGTGAGCCAACTTGCCAAGGTCGAGCGGATGGAGGCGTGGCGCGAGGTCGCCCGCCGCATCGCACACGAGATAAAGAATCCGCTGACGCCGATCCAGCTCTCGGCGGAGCGGCTGCGCCGCCAGCTTGCCGAGCGCGCCTCCGATGGCGACGCCAGGCTTATCGATGAGTGCACTCGCATCATCATCGGCGAGGTCGAGGACTTAAAGCGCCTGGTGGGCGAGTTCTCCGCGTTCGCCCGGATGCCGCATCTCAATCCCGTTCCGGGCGACCTCAACCCGTTGGTCGAAGAGACGGTCGCGACGTTTCGCGAGGCCAACCCTGGGGTCGATTTCGCCGCGGTGCTGGCGTCATTGCTGCCGCAAATCGCGATCGACCGCGACGCGCTCAAGCGGGCGATCGTCAACCTGCTGGAAAACGCGGTCAACGCCGCGGTCGGCGCCAATCCCAATGGCGGGGGACCGAACATCGAGGTGCGCACGGCGCTCGATGCTGAAAGCGGGGTCGTCACGCTAGAGGTAAGCGACAACGGCCCGGGTATCCCGCAAGCGCTGCGCTCGCGCATCTTCGAGCCTTATTTTTCGACGCGCAAGGGCGGCACTGGACTCGGCCTCGCGATCGTCTCGGCCATCGTTGCCGACCATCACGGCTTCGTCCGGGTGCGCGACAACCAGCCGCGGGGAAGTAGATTCGTGCTCGAGTTTCCGATAAAAGAGCAGCAATTCGCGAAGGTTCTGGGCTAG
- a CDS encoding DUF2905 domain-containing protein, whose product MAPIGKALIVAGLVLAVLGAVVWGYGSGSIPGPLPGRLPGDIYVRRGNFSFYFPLTTSIVVSIVLSLIVAWLRR is encoded by the coding sequence ATGGCGCCGATCGGAAAGGCACTGATTGTTGCCGGGCTGGTGCTGGCCGTGCTGGGCGCGGTGGTCTGGGGCTACGGATCAGGCTCCATACCGGGGCCTCTACCGGGACGGCTTCCGGGCGATATCTACGTGCGGCGCGGCAACTTCAGCTTTTATTTTCCGCTGACGACCTCGATCGTCGTCAGCATCGTGCTTAGCCTGATCGTGGCCTGGCTGAGGCGCTGA